In Flavobacterium sp. CBA20B-1, one DNA window encodes the following:
- a CDS encoding tRNA threonylcarbamoyladenosine dehydratase, producing the protein MAVWQERAELLFKPEGIEALQKANVLIVGLGGVGSFAAEFIVRAGVGNVTIVDGDTVDITNINRQLPALHSTVSQPKVEIVGNRLMDINPKLNLTRIQEFVSPERAHEIVTSEYDYVLDCIDSITPKLHLIVAAKKARVKVISNMGAGGKMLASKVVVKDISKTDVCPLAKVVRKRLRKMGVKSGVKAVFSLEKPDESSLKMTDGTNFKKSFFGTNSWMPGLFGLHSAETVIRHLLTTKTEV; encoded by the coding sequence ATGGCTGTTTGGCAAGAAAGAGCAGAATTATTATTTAAACCAGAAGGAATTGAAGCTTTGCAAAAAGCAAATGTATTAATTGTTGGCTTAGGAGGTGTTGGATCGTTTGCAGCAGAATTTATAGTGCGTGCAGGTGTTGGAAATGTAACTATTGTGGATGGCGACACGGTAGATATCACTAATATAAACCGACAATTACCAGCTTTGCACAGCACGGTTAGTCAACCAAAAGTAGAGATTGTGGGCAACCGCTTAATGGATATAAATCCGAAATTAAATTTAACACGTATTCAAGAATTTGTATCTCCCGAACGTGCTCATGAAATTGTAACTTCCGAATACGATTACGTTTTAGATTGTATTGACAGTATCACGCCAAAATTGCACTTAATTGTAGCCGCAAAAAAAGCACGTGTAAAAGTAATTTCAAACATGGGAGCCGGTGGAAAAATGCTTGCCAGCAAAGTGGTTGTTAAAGATATTAGCAAAACCGATGTGTGTCCTTTGGCAAAAGTAGTGCGTAAACGCTTGCGAAAAATGGGCGTTAAAAGTGGAGTGAAAGCCGTTTTTTCTTTAGAAAAACCTGATGAAAGCAGTTTAAAAATGACCGACGGAACCAACTTTAAAAAATCATTTTTTGGTACCAATAGTTGGATGCCGGGCTTGTTTGGACTTCACAGCGCCGAAACCGTGATTAGACATTTATTGACTACAAAAACGGAGGTGTAA
- a CDS encoding geranylgeranylglycerol-phosphate geranylgeranyltransferase, with protein sequence MQKRKLKRTLLKFLSFFSVVRGYNIAVVVLAQYLSAIFIFGSQSRAITVLTDGGLFLIIFSSSLAIASGYIINNFYDTEKDLINRPYKSILDKKISKTTQLRVYFFLNFLSVAIAWLVSWRAAFFYAVYIFLLWFYSHKLKRFPIVGNITASLLVLIPFFGILMHFQNFSWGIFAHGFYLYLILFIKESVKDLENLKGDFANNYQTIPVRFGSKVSKSLITFLVLLTLVPAFALIAYYKIGYMQYYFYVSSGLLLAFLIFLYQASTQIEYKKLHILLKLIILLGVLSIVLIDPNVIIHGKNLVVPYL encoded by the coding sequence ATACAAAAACGAAAACTCAAAAGAACATTATTAAAATTTCTAAGTTTCTTTTCGGTTGTTCGTGGATACAATATAGCTGTTGTAGTGTTGGCACAATACTTATCGGCAATCTTTATTTTTGGCTCTCAATCGAGAGCCATTACTGTTTTAACAGACGGTGGCTTGTTTTTAATCATTTTCAGTAGTTCGCTTGCAATTGCATCTGGATACATCATCAATAATTTTTACGATACCGAAAAAGATCTTATCAACCGACCTTATAAATCAATACTGGATAAAAAAATTAGTAAAACCACTCAGCTTCGGGTTTATTTTTTCTTAAATTTTTTAAGTGTTGCCATTGCTTGGTTGGTTTCGTGGCGGGCTGCATTTTTCTATGCTGTTTATATTTTCCTGTTATGGTTTTATTCACACAAGTTGAAAAGATTCCCAATCGTGGGAAATATCACGGCATCGCTCTTGGTTTTAATTCCATTTTTTGGGATTTTAATGCACTTTCAAAATTTTAGTTGGGGCATTTTCGCCCATGGCTTTTATCTCTATTTAATTCTTTTTATTAAAGAATCGGTAAAAGATTTAGAAAATTTAAAAGGTGATTTTGCTAATAATTATCAAACCATACCGGTACGTTTTGGAAGCAAAGTCTCAAAAAGTTTAATTACTTTTTTGGTTTTGCTAACTTTAGTACCTGCATTTGCGCTAATTGCTTACTATAAAATAGGTTATATGCAATACTATTTTTATGTAAGCAGTGGGTTGTTGCTGGCGTTTTTAATATTTTTATATCAAGCATCAACACAAATCGAATACAAAAAACTGCATATTTTATTAAAACTCATTATTCTTTTAGGAGTGCTTTCCATTGTTTTGATCGATCCAAATGTAATCATCCATGGGAAAAACCTCGTAGTGCCTTATTTATAA
- a CDS encoding DUF4369 domain-containing protein codes for MEKLFLLLISVAAMVSCSDKKAGNTHITGEIKGLKQGTLYVQQLKDSMLITLDSVVLKGTSTFETSFDLQEPEVLYLGLNRGTTQSMDNLILFFAEPGDLKINSSLDNFSSGAVVEGSKNQDLYSKYLETRAIYTNKQIDLVRSIILAQQNQQTAKADSLENVLNRTKRRYYWNAVNFALKNNKNEVAPYITLTDVATMNNNHLDTIYNNLSPHVAKSKYGVILKNYLELVDKQ; via the coding sequence ATGGAAAAGTTATTTTTACTACTAATAAGTGTGGCTGCGATGGTTTCGTGTAGCGACAAAAAAGCGGGAAACACACACATAACCGGCGAAATAAAAGGATTGAAACAAGGAACTTTGTACGTGCAGCAATTAAAAGACAGTATGTTGATAACGCTAGACAGTGTGGTGTTGAAAGGAACTTCTACTTTTGAAACATCATTTGATTTGCAAGAACCCGAAGTTTTATATTTGGGATTAAACCGTGGAACGACACAGTCTATGGACAACCTGATTTTGTTTTTTGCCGAACCAGGAGATTTAAAAATTAATAGTTCGTTAGATAATTTCTCAAGCGGAGCAGTAGTTGAGGGTTCTAAAAACCAAGATTTATATTCAAAATACTTAGAAACAAGAGCTATTTATACCAACAAACAAATCGATTTGGTTCGATCTATTATTTTGGCTCAACAAAACCAGCAAACAGCTAAAGCAGATAGTTTAGAAAATGTATTGAACCGCACCAAACGCAGGTATTATTGGAATGCAGTGAATTTTGCACTGAAAAATAATAAAAACGAAGTAGCTCCGTACATTACATTGACCGATGTTGCCACTATGAACAATAACCATTTAGATACTATTTACAACAACCTATCCCCACACGTAGCAAAAAGTAAATACGGCGTTATTCTTAAAAATTATTTGGAATTGGTTGATAAACAGTGA
- a CDS encoding mevalonate kinase family protein encodes MKGPLFYSKILLFGEYGIIKDSKGLAIPYNFYNGALKIDENQTEITQKSNKSLKAFATYLNQLMVNEPELVKFDMEALNKDVEAGMYFDSSIPQGYGVGSSGALVAAIYDKYATDKITVLENLNREKLLVLKKIFGRMESFFHGTSSGLDPLNSYLSLPILINSKDHIEPTGIPSQKEEGKGAVFLIDSEMVGETAPMVTIFMDNLKNEGFRNMMKSQFAKYTDAAVENFLKGDFKTLYQNTKELSKIALSHFKPMIPEKFHHIWQQGIDSNDYYLKLCGSGGGGYILGFAPDYDKAKEALKDYKLELVYKF; translated from the coding sequence ATGAAAGGTCCGTTGTTTTACTCAAAGATCTTATTGTTTGGCGAATACGGAATTATTAAAGATTCTAAAGGCTTAGCAATTCCGTATAATTTTTATAACGGAGCGTTGAAGATTGATGAAAATCAAACCGAGATTACGCAAAAATCGAACAAAAGTTTAAAAGCATTTGCAACCTACTTAAACCAGTTAATGGTAAACGAGCCAGAGTTGGTAAAGTTTGATATGGAAGCTTTAAACAAAGATGTAGAAGCTGGAATGTATTTCGATTCCAGTATTCCACAAGGATACGGCGTAGGAAGCAGCGGTGCTTTAGTAGCTGCGATTTACGATAAATATGCAACCGATAAAATCACTGTTTTAGAGAATTTAAATCGAGAAAAATTACTTGTGTTGAAGAAGATTTTCGGTAGAATGGAATCGTTCTTCCATGGCACATCTTCCGGATTAGATCCTTTAAACAGTTATTTAAGTTTACCTATTTTAATCAATTCAAAAGATCACATCGAACCTACTGGCATTCCATCGCAAAAAGAAGAAGGAAAAGGCGCTGTGTTTTTAATTGATTCTGAAATGGTTGGCGAAACCGCACCAATGGTCACTATTTTTATGGATAACCTTAAAAATGAAGGTTTTAGAAATATGATGAAATCACAGTTTGCAAAATATACCGATGCGGCTGTTGAAAACTTTTTGAAAGGCGATTTTAAGACCTTGTACCAAAACACTAAAGAGCTTTCTAAGATTGCATTGAGCCACTTTAAACCAATGATTCCTGAAAAATTTCACCACATTTGGCAACAAGGAATTGATAGCAATGATTATTATTTAAAGTTGTGCGGATCGGGTGGAGGAGGCTACATTTTAGGTTTTGCACCTGATTATGATAAAGCTAAGGAAGCGTTAAAAGATTATAAATTAGAATTGGTTTACAAGTTTTAA
- a CDS encoding YbaB/EbfC family nucleoid-associated protein: MFGDLMGMMGKLQEAQKKVEETKQRLNTVLIDEQSADGLLKVTVTANRQIRTIDINDELLSDKEQLEDYLILTLNKALEKAGAINEAELAAAAKDGMPNIPGMDLFK, from the coding sequence ATGTTTGGAGATTTAATGGGTATGATGGGAAAATTACAGGAAGCCCAGAAAAAAGTAGAAGAAACAAAACAACGTTTAAATACGGTTTTGATTGATGAACAATCGGCCGACGGATTATTGAAGGTTACTGTCACAGCAAACCGACAAATTAGAACCATAGATATCAATGATGAATTGTTAAGCGATAAAGAACAACTAGAAGATTATTTGATTTTAACGTTGAATAAGGCATTAGAAAAAGCCGGAGCAATTAATGAAGCCGAACTTGCTGCTGCTGCAAAAGACGGAATGCCAAATATTCCAGGAATGGATTTATTTAAGTAG
- a CDS encoding S9 family peptidase, whose translation MKNTIKEPIAKINPTNLEKHGDVRTDNYYWLNQREDQEVIAYLEAENAYYNEMTAHTKDFQKDLFEEMKSRIKEDDASVPYFKNGYWYITRFEKDKGYPIYSRKKGTLDAPEEIMFDCNELAKGHAYFQLGGLNISDDNKFAAFGVDTVSRREYTIQIKNLETGVILPTKIEKTTGGSTWAADNKSLFYSRKDEQTLRADRIFKHTLGTNVAQDELIFNEKDETFSTYVYRSKSRKYLIIASESTLTSEYQILEAANPNGDFRVFQKRTRGLEYSISHYNDHFYIVTNKDNATNFKLMITPETATIKENWKDLIPHRKEVLLEGIDIFKDYLVVSERFNGLSQIKIMPWQNPDGVYYLPFDSETFTVYTTTNVDFDTEILRFGYQSLATPSSVIDFNMRTKEKTVKKEQEVLGGTFNKDNYSEERVWATAADGTKIPISLVYKKDLKKDGKNPLLQYAYGSYGSTMEPYFSTVRLSLLDRGFIYAIAHIRGGEDLGREWYENGKLLKKKNTFTDFIDCSKFLIDQKYTSPQHLYAEGGSAGGLLMGVVLNEAPELYNGVIAQVPFVDVVTTMLDDSIPLTTGEYDEWGNPNEKEYYEYMKSYSPYDNVKAQDYPNLYISTGFHDSQVQYWEPAKWIAKLRTLRTNKKLLFLDTNMDAGHGGASGRFEALKEVAKEFAFLLDLEGIKK comes from the coding sequence ATGAAAAACACTATAAAAGAACCAATTGCCAAGATAAACCCTACCAATTTAGAAAAACACGGCGATGTTCGCACAGATAATTACTATTGGTTAAACCAGCGCGAAGACCAAGAAGTGATTGCTTATTTGGAAGCAGAAAACGCTTATTACAATGAAATGACGGCGCATACCAAAGATTTTCAGAAAGATTTGTTCGAAGAAATGAAAAGCCGTATTAAAGAAGATGATGCTTCTGTTCCGTATTTTAAAAATGGATATTGGTACATAACGCGTTTTGAAAAAGACAAGGGGTACCCTATTTATTCAAGAAAAAAAGGCACTTTAGATGCACCAGAAGAAATCATGTTTGATTGCAACGAACTGGCAAAAGGGCATGCTTATTTTCAATTAGGTGGATTAAATATTAGCGACGATAATAAATTTGCTGCTTTTGGAGTGGATACCGTTTCGCGCCGAGAATATACCATACAGATTAAAAATTTGGAAACAGGTGTAATTTTGCCTACCAAAATAGAAAAAACAACAGGTGGAAGCACATGGGCTGCCGATAACAAATCGTTGTTTTATTCGCGTAAAGATGAACAAACCTTGCGTGCCGACCGTATTTTTAAACATACTTTAGGAACCAATGTGGCACAAGATGAACTAATCTTTAATGAAAAAGACGAAACTTTTTCTACTTATGTATATCGATCAAAGTCGCGTAAATACTTAATTATTGCTTCTGAAAGCACTCTTACATCTGAATATCAGATTTTAGAAGCGGCAAACCCCAACGGAGATTTTCGGGTTTTTCAGAAACGTACGCGCGGATTGGAATACTCGATTTCGCATTACAACGATCATTTCTATATCGTTACCAATAAAGACAATGCTACCAATTTCAAGTTGATGATTACGCCCGAAACAGCTACCATCAAAGAAAATTGGAAAGATTTAATACCGCATCGCAAAGAAGTATTGCTAGAAGGAATCGATATTTTTAAAGATTATTTAGTGGTTTCTGAACGATTTAATGGGTTGTCACAAATAAAAATAATGCCTTGGCAAAACCCCGATGGCGTTTATTATTTGCCTTTTGACAGCGAAACCTTCACCGTTTATACAACTACAAATGTTGATTTTGATACAGAAATTCTTCGCTTTGGCTACCAATCGTTGGCAACACCTTCTTCAGTAATCGATTTTAACATGCGTACCAAAGAAAAAACGGTTAAAAAAGAACAAGAAGTTTTAGGCGGAACATTCAATAAAGACAATTATTCCGAAGAACGCGTTTGGGCAACGGCTGCCGATGGTACTAAAATTCCAATTTCTTTGGTTTACAAAAAAGATTTGAAGAAAGACGGAAAAAACCCGCTGCTGCAATACGCTTATGGTTCGTACGGTTCAACCATGGAACCTTATTTCTCAACCGTTCGTTTAAGTTTATTAGACCGTGGATTCATCTACGCCATTGCACACATTCGTGGAGGTGAAGATTTAGGCAGAGAATGGTACGAAAACGGAAAACTGCTTAAAAAGAAAAACACGTTTACCGACTTTATTGATTGTTCAAAGTTTTTAATTGATCAAAAATATACATCGCCTCAACATTTGTATGCCGAAGGCGGATCTGCCGGTGGTTTGTTAATGGGAGTTGTTTTAAACGAAGCACCTGAATTGTACAATGGTGTGATTGCTCAGGTTCCGTTTGTTGATGTAGTTACGACGATGCTTGATGATTCCATTCCGTTGACTACTGGGGAATACGATGAATGGGGAAACCCCAACGAAAAAGAATATTATGAGTATATGAAATCCTATTCGCCATATGATAACGTAAAAGCGCAAGATTATCCGAATTTATATATTTCCACAGGTTTCCACGATTCGCAAGTGCAGTATTGGGAACCAGCAAAATGGATTGCAAAACTGCGAACGCTGCGAACCAACAAAAAATTATTGTTTTTAGACACCAATATGGATGCCGGCCACGGCGGTGCATCTGGGCGTTTTGAAGCTTTAAAGGAAGTGGCTAAAGAATTTGCTTTCTTGTTAGATTTGGAGGGGATTAAGAAGTAA
- a CDS encoding cysteine-rich CWC family protein: MKTENCTHCHKTITCNVDDIANCDCQKVELLDETVAFLYEKTQHDCLCNDCLKKFDELTKFSLTNKFPKRPTELVEGLHFYIENGLFVFTETYHYLKGRCCQNGCRHCVYGIHK, encoded by the coding sequence TTGAAAACCGAAAACTGCACCCATTGCCACAAAACCATCACTTGTAATGTAGATGATATTGCAAACTGCGATTGCCAAAAAGTGGAGCTTTTAGATGAAACTGTTGCGTTTTTATATGAAAAAACACAGCACGATTGTTTATGTAACGACTGCCTAAAAAAGTTCGATGAACTCACAAAGTTTTCATTGACCAATAAGTTTCCAAAACGTCCAACAGAGTTGGTGGAAGGTTTGCATTTTTACATAGAAAATGGCTTGTTTGTGTTTACCGAGACCTATCATTATTTAAAAGGAAGGTGTTGCCAAAACGGCTGCCGACATTGTGTGTACGGAATTCATAAATAA
- a CDS encoding GYDIA family GHMP kinase: MEFYSNGKLFILGEYYVLEGAKVFALPTKFGQYLHVFPLKTKTLSWKSYDADGSVWYYDEIAVNDILSNNQSSDDKVRNTLIDILHQAHLMNPTILENNGFLVETKLTFPRNWGLGTSSTLINNIAQWFQIDAFELLQKSFGGSGFDIACAQNNTPVTYQVVNNEPIVEQVTFNPNFKEHIYFVYLNKKRDSKDAIANFRKKQKNLSAEIQQVSQMTNELLQIQDLQFFINFLKKYEQNLGEILETPTIQKELFPNFNGLVKSLGGWGGDFVMVASEQNPTEYFKNKGYETIIAYSDMILGG; this comes from the coding sequence ATGGAATTTTACAGCAACGGTAAACTCTTTATTTTAGGCGAATATTATGTGTTAGAAGGCGCAAAGGTTTTTGCATTGCCCACAAAGTTTGGTCAATATCTACATGTTTTTCCTTTAAAGACAAAAACCTTAAGCTGGAAAAGTTATGATGCTGATGGCTCGGTTTGGTATTACGATGAAATTGCTGTAAACGATATTTTATCAAATAATCAATCCAGCGATGACAAAGTGCGAAACACCCTGATTGATATTCTGCATCAGGCACATTTAATGAATCCTACCATATTAGAAAATAACGGCTTTTTAGTTGAAACGAAACTGACATTTCCACGGAATTGGGGCTTGGGAACATCATCTACTTTAATAAATAATATTGCACAATGGTTTCAAATTGATGCTTTTGAATTGCTACAAAAATCGTTTGGTGGCAGTGGGTTCGATATCGCTTGTGCACAAAACAACACGCCTGTAACGTATCAGGTTGTAAATAATGAACCTATTGTTGAACAGGTAACTTTCAATCCGAATTTTAAAGAGCATATTTATTTTGTGTATCTGAATAAAAAGCGCGACAGTAAAGATGCTATTGCTAATTTCAGAAAAAAGCAAAAGAATTTATCAGCAGAAATACAACAGGTTTCACAAATGACCAATGAATTATTACAGATTCAAGATTTACAGTTTTTTATTAATTTCTTAAAAAAATATGAACAAAATCTCGGCGAGATTTTAGAAACACCAACAATTCAAAAAGAATTGTTTCCAAATTTTAACGGGTTGGTAAAAAGCCTTGGCGGCTGGGGTGGCGATTTTGTTATGGTTGCATCAGAACAAAATCCTACAGAATATTTTAAAAATAAAGGATACGAAACGATTATTGCTTATAGTGATATGATTTTGGGTGGTTAA
- a CDS encoding pseudouridine synthase, with the protein MNTQGGNNGNKNNKKSSFSKKGSYDKSKQGGSASGSKFGKPFKKDDKPFKKWTNDKPSKALKTTTVIDDTIRLNKYVSNSGVCSRRDADLYIQSGNVTVNGEVITEMGYKVKPTDKVVFDGVLLNPEKKVYVLLNKPKGFSTSDDENVSSVYDLVRNASTSILKPVGRMDKSTVGLLLFTNDNEMIQKFTNAAQHSSKLYQVSLDKNLKYDDLEKIQTGVYINEHKVWVEEISYVENQPKSEVGIKVKTSNVKVVRAVFEKLGYNVIKLDRVMYAGLTKWGIARGQWRFLTEQEVINLKNIK; encoded by the coding sequence ATGAATACGCAAGGCGGAAATAACGGCAATAAAAATAATAAAAAATCTTCTTTTTCTAAAAAGGGATCTTACGATAAAAGCAAACAAGGTGGGTCGGCATCGGGTTCAAAATTTGGTAAACCATTTAAAAAAGACGACAAACCGTTTAAAAAATGGACCAACGACAAGCCTTCAAAAGCCTTAAAAACTACAACTGTTATAGACGATACCATACGTTTAAACAAATATGTGTCCAATTCAGGTGTGTGTTCACGTCGTGATGCAGACTTGTACATTCAATCGGGTAACGTCACCGTAAATGGAGAGGTTATCACCGAAATGGGCTACAAAGTAAAACCAACCGATAAAGTGGTTTTTGACGGCGTTTTATTAAACCCAGAGAAAAAAGTATATGTTTTATTGAACAAGCCGAAAGGTTTTTCTACCTCAGACGATGAAAATGTTTCTAGCGTGTATGATTTGGTTCGCAATGCTTCCACATCGATCTTAAAACCAGTGGGCAGAATGGATAAAAGCACAGTGGGGCTATTGTTGTTTACAAACGACAACGAAATGATTCAGAAATTTACAAATGCCGCACAACACTCTTCAAAATTGTATCAGGTTTCGTTAGATAAAAACTTAAAATACGACGATTTAGAGAAAATTCAAACAGGTGTTTATATCAACGAACATAAAGTTTGGGTGGAAGAAATTTCGTATGTTGAAAATCAACCAAAAAGCGAAGTAGGCATAAAAGTAAAAACATCAAACGTAAAAGTGGTTCGTGCTGTTTTTGAAAAATTGGGCTACAACGTGATAAAATTAGACCGTGTGATGTATGCCGGATTAACCAAATGGGGTATTGCCCGCGGACAATGGCGTTTTCTTACCGAACAAGAAGTCATAAATCTTAAAAATATAAAATAA
- a CDS encoding DUF1684 domain-containing protein has translation MRNLLIFFLLCSNLTFSQQSEKEVLAYQKALNESYLNPETTPLKTDELKDFKGLNFYPYNKKFVVKARLERLKKQTVFKMPTSGKYTPNYKRFGILHFTIDDVNYQLEVYQNMELIKRKGFKKHLFLPFIDETSGNETYGAGRYLDIEIPDGNEIVLDFNKAYHPYCAYTIGYSCPITPDVNFLNTAITAGVKF, from the coding sequence ATGCGAAATTTACTGATTTTTTTTCTTTTATGCAGCAATTTAACTTTTTCTCAACAATCTGAAAAGGAAGTGCTTGCTTATCAAAAGGCACTCAACGAATCATATCTTAATCCAGAAACAACTCCTTTAAAAACAGATGAGTTGAAGGATTTTAAAGGTTTAAATTTCTATCCATATAATAAAAAATTTGTAGTTAAGGCCCGATTAGAACGTTTAAAAAAGCAAACTGTTTTTAAAATGCCAACTTCTGGAAAATACACTCCAAATTACAAACGTTTTGGAATTTTACATTTCACGATTGATGATGTAAATTATCAATTAGAAGTGTATCAAAATATGGAACTTATAAAGCGAAAAGGCTTCAAAAAACACTTGTTTCTGCCTTTTATCGATGAAACCAGTGGAAATGAAACCTACGGAGCCGGACGTTATTTAGATATTGAAATTCCTGATGGAAACGAAATTGTACTTGATTTTAATAAAGCCTATCATCCATATTGTGCTTATACTATTGGTTATTCATGCCCAATAACGCCCGATGTGAACTTTTTGAATACCGCAATTACGGCAGGTGTAAAATTCTAG
- a CDS encoding TatD family hydrolase: MYYNIHTHHFSNNNEIVELVNQYPNEINTELPHFTVGIHPWYINEENFLNDMAAIEHAIHLPNFKAIGECGLDKRIATSIEIQKKIVIPQLLLAEKHKKPVILHCVAAYQEIIEIKKELKLTIPMIIHGFSKNSQVAESLVNNGFYLSFGKYLLQNPDLEMVLKIIPLNRLFLETDMIDQTIFEVYSKAKSVLNINLEPIIAENYNRVFNQ; the protein is encoded by the coding sequence ATGTATTACAATATTCACACCCACCATTTTTCAAACAATAATGAAATTGTAGAATTAGTAAATCAATATCCAAACGAAATAAATACAGAATTACCGCATTTCACGGTAGGTATTCATCCATGGTATATCAATGAAGAAAACTTTTTGAATGACATGGCAGCAATTGAGCATGCGATACATCTTCCCAATTTTAAAGCAATTGGCGAATGCGGTTTAGACAAACGGATTGCAACATCGATTGAAATTCAGAAAAAAATAGTGATTCCGCAATTGCTTTTGGCGGAAAAACATAAAAAACCAGTAATTTTGCACTGCGTTGCTGCCTATCAAGAAATCATTGAGATTAAAAAAGAATTAAAACTAACTATTCCTATGATTATTCATGGCTTTTCAAAAAACAGTCAAGTAGCTGAAAGTTTAGTTAACAATGGGTTTTATTTATCGTTTGGAAAATATTTGTTACAAAACCCCGACTTGGAAATGGTGCTGAAAATCATTCCGCTCAATCGGCTTTTTTTGGAAACAGATATGATTGATCAAACAATTTTTGAAGTGTATAGCAAAGCAAAAAGTGTTTTAAATATCAATTTAGAACCTATAATTGCAGAAAATTATAACCGAGTTTTTAACCAGTAA